From the Bacteroidia bacterium genome, one window contains:
- a CDS encoding dipeptidase, whose amino-acid sequence MKQVAEYFKANHDRFMQEMIDFLAIPSISTNEENKPDMLATANFVEQQLKSAGLSNVKQYPTKGFPVVYGEWLGAKGKPTVLIYGHYDVQPVEPLELWKTDPFKAEIKGGKIFARGSADDKGQVFIHFKVLEAWLKTVGELPVNVKVIVEGEEEIGSTHLADFVKKNKKLLACDSILISDTHMLAPTMPSITYGLRGLTYLELTVTSMNGDQHSGTFGGSVANPIQVLAEILVQCKDPKTGKVKIPGFYDDVVKLTKQDRAELAKVPHDDAKYAKSLGAVKTFGEAGFSTAERTGARPTFEINGIFGGHTGPGVKTVLPAKASAKVSMRLVANQDPDKIAKLFKEYVLSVAPDTVKVDVHLYKNNGYAALTPLDSAGMKAASAAIKSVYKKDPYFTREGGSIPVVADFQHLLGVEAILLGFGLPDDNLHAPNEKFDISQFKNGLLTSSAFLEEYAKVKS is encoded by the coding sequence ATGAAACAGGTAGCCGAGTATTTCAAAGCCAACCATGACCGCTTCATGCAGGAGATGATCGATTTTCTGGCCATACCCAGCATCTCGACCAATGAGGAAAACAAACCCGACATGCTGGCGACGGCGAATTTCGTTGAGCAACAGCTCAAGAGTGCCGGACTCAGCAATGTGAAACAGTATCCGACCAAGGGTTTTCCGGTGGTGTATGGCGAATGGCTCGGCGCCAAGGGAAAACCGACAGTCCTGATTTACGGTCACTACGATGTGCAGCCGGTGGAACCCCTCGAGTTGTGGAAAACCGACCCCTTCAAGGCGGAAATCAAGGGCGGGAAAATTTTCGCGCGCGGATCGGCGGACGACAAGGGGCAGGTTTTCATCCATTTCAAAGTGCTCGAGGCCTGGCTGAAAACCGTCGGCGAGTTGCCGGTGAATGTGAAAGTGATCGTCGAAGGTGAAGAGGAAATCGGCAGCACACATCTTGCGGACTTTGTGAAGAAGAACAAGAAGCTGCTCGCCTGCGACAGCATTCTCATTTCCGACACGCACATGTTGGCACCGACAATGCCGAGCATCACCTACGGTCTGCGCGGATTGACCTATCTCGAACTCACGGTCACGTCCATGAACGGTGACCAGCATAGCGGCACATTCGGCGGCTCCGTCGCCAATCCGATCCAGGTGCTGGCCGAAATTCTCGTGCAGTGCAAGGATCCGAAAACCGGCAAGGTGAAGATTCCCGGCTTCTACGACGATGTCGTGAAGCTCACGAAGCAGGACAGGGCGGAACTCGCGAAAGTCCCGCATGATGACGCCAAGTATGCCAAGTCGCTCGGCGCGGTGAAGACGTTCGGCGAAGCGGGCTTCAGCACGGCCGAACGCACGGGCGCACGTCCCACGTTCGAGATCAACGGGATATTCGGCGGACACACCGGCCCCGGTGTCAAAACGGTACTGCCCGCCAAGGCGAGCGCAAAGGTTTCTATGCGTCTCGTGGCCAATCAGGATCCCGACAAAATCGCAAAGCTGTTCAAAGAATACGTACTTTCCGTCGCGCCGGATACCGTCAAGGTGGATGTGCACCTGTACAAGAACAACGGCTACGCGGCATTGACCCCGCTGGACTCTGCCGGCATGAAGGCCGCGTCCGCAGCGATCAAATCCGTGTACAAGAAGGATCCGTATTTCACGCGCGAAGGCGGTTCGATTCCTGTCGTCGCGGATTTTCAGCATTTGCTTGGCGTGGAAGCGATACTTTTGGGCTTCGGACTTCCCGACGACAATCTCCACGCGCCAAACGAGAAATTCGATATTTCGCAGTTCAAGAACGGCTTGCTTACAAGTTCGGCTTTCCTCGAGGAATACGCGAAAGTCAAGAGCTGA
- a CDS encoding RsmD family RNA methyltransferase — protein MAFRFTPEHLSFLSSEAAALVDEALREQTEKYSDSLRIQTALRKRFPGMEPHYLRACLELWQLRPRLQHKCGMHPASWCSRDTLEMASSQATARLHANMLPAGGRILDCCSGIGSDAVHLARHNEVLCIEADPVTARMCRHNLRLVHARAAVLAGTAEYWAPALQRGAFDAVFVDPARRDDTRRVYDAEHASPPLSFVQRSFPLLPLLVKTAPAAALSDTSWGRLWVAHQRECKEQLLHRGLDLPLRGVIDATSGVTWSPAGVAPPPPREAQWLIEPGSAVILSGMVAEYLHEQEAWPIDPHIAYGLSAARPTNAPLHQSFRILRMEPYHEGRLRQAVRDLDLGPGTEIKKRGFPRTPDQIRAGLKLSGRNNGVILIARKGDGHVMIFGERDRAPMDESA, from the coding sequence ATGGCTTTTCGATTTACACCGGAGCACCTGAGCTTCCTCTCGTCCGAAGCGGCGGCTCTCGTGGATGAAGCGCTTCGAGAGCAAACTGAAAAATACTCCGATTCACTCAGAATACAAACAGCGTTGCGTAAACGCTTTCCCGGTATGGAGCCGCACTACCTGCGCGCCTGTCTGGAATTGTGGCAACTCCGTCCGCGTCTGCAGCATAAATGCGGCATGCATCCCGCATCCTGGTGCAGCAGAGATACCCTTGAAATGGCTTCATCACAGGCAACCGCGCGGCTTCACGCCAACATGCTTCCCGCGGGAGGACGCATTCTGGACTGCTGTTCCGGCATCGGCAGCGACGCTGTCCATCTTGCACGTCACAACGAAGTACTCTGCATCGAAGCCGATCCCGTCACCGCGCGCATGTGCAGGCACAATCTCCGCCTCGTCCATGCCCGGGCCGCGGTGCTCGCGGGAACAGCCGAGTACTGGGCTCCGGCGCTGCAACGCGGCGCCTTCGACGCCGTGTTTGTCGATCCCGCGCGCAGGGACGACACACGCCGCGTCTATGATGCGGAGCACGCCAGTCCCCCGCTGTCCTTCGTGCAGCGCTCCTTCCCGCTCCTGCCTCTGCTGGTGAAAACCGCTCCGGCCGCCGCCCTGTCCGACACGTCCTGGGGACGTCTATGGGTGGCGCATCAGCGTGAATGCAAAGAGCAGTTGCTGCACAGGGGGCTCGACTTGCCCCTGCGCGGCGTGATCGATGCGACGAGCGGCGTCACCTGGTCGCCGGCCGGGGTTGCCCCGCCTCCACCCCGGGAAGCACAGTGGTTGATCGAACCAGGCAGCGCGGTCATTCTTTCCGGCATGGTCGCCGAATACCTCCACGAACAAGAAGCCTGGCCCATCGATCCGCACATCGCCTATGGACTCAGCGCCGCGCGTCCGACCAACGCACCGCTCCATCAGAGCTTCCGGATTCTTCGCATGGAGCCGTATCATGAAGGTCGCCTGCGACAGGCTGTGCGGGACCTCGATCTCGGTCCCGGCACGGAAATAAAGAAGCGCGGCTTCCCCCGCACGCCGGACCAGATCCGCGCGGGATTGAAACTTTCCGGCAGGAACAACGGCGTCATCCTCATTGCCAGAAAAGGGGATGGACATGTCATGATTTTTGGAGAAAGAGATCGTGCCCCGATGGACGAGAGTGCGTAA
- a CDS encoding TonB-dependent receptor — protein MKVRAIVCCLVLSLTVLFAAPLHAQKQTGGVRGIVTDSLTGERLSLVNIYIPSVSAGAATDANGLYFIGNISAGKHKLRATLIGYGTQELEVTIVAGSIVTLNMRLAPTVLEMDVIETTAERRVRYDTEISTMPISAAEISIVPKAVEADLFRTIAVLPGVVATSDVSSQFYVRGGGGDQNLIILDGMTIYNPFHALGIFSIFDADAIKEAEILKGGFPAHWGNRLSSVINIRTREGNKNRFAGKINISQVAGKALLEGPTPWEGSWMLSVRKSFLDDVLQKFVRQETPFNFFDVIARANVATGESGRLSLHTLFSGDIIQPSSGFDPEYRWNNGAYGLSWFQVLENKYLIETTFSFSNFKGELRPRNNAQITPRTSEVNDVYFNGGVTYFQETGDMYGAGFMFRLPEYRYSFVNAANYSRDEFRKSSETGVWFKYKLKQFRPFSVELGVRSDIFSLLSAHSSDAFEPRLGLSYDLSSAMALKASYARVHQRVVTITNEDDVVSLFETWIPISSDEPSQQADHYILGIEGSAGFIPGFTFNLQGYYKDLSNLLEYNRDKVDSSDPDFIRADGASYGLEVFLEERLPRYYGMVSYTLSFTERTVGNFTYSPRYDRRHNLNLIAGWKPFDGWDFNVRWEFGTGLPFSQIIGFYDRLQFGGLFDGRGYATDPGEPYTMLGPKNSGRLPSYHRLDVSASKAFQFETVKLILEASVLNVYDRKNMFYFDRTTGERIDMLPILPTVNVRVEF, from the coding sequence ATGAAGGTTCGCGCCATAGTCTGCTGTCTCGTCCTTTCCCTGACCGTGTTGTTTGCCGCCCCGCTCCATGCACAGAAGCAAACGGGCGGTGTGCGGGGTATCGTCACCGATTCGCTTACCGGTGAGCGGCTGTCGCTTGTCAACATTTACATTCCTTCCGTCAGCGCCGGTGCCGCGACAGATGCCAACGGCTTGTACTTCATCGGCAATATTTCGGCAGGCAAGCACAAACTGCGCGCAACACTGATCGGGTATGGGACGCAGGAGCTGGAGGTGACGATTGTTGCCGGCAGCATTGTCACGCTCAATATGCGTCTCGCGCCGACCGTGCTGGAAATGGATGTAATCGAGACCACGGCGGAGCGGAGGGTGCGCTACGATACGGAGATCAGCACCATGCCCATTTCGGCGGCGGAAATTTCCATCGTGCCGAAAGCGGTGGAGGCGGATCTTTTTCGCACGATCGCGGTGCTGCCCGGTGTGGTGGCCACCAGCGACGTCAGCAGCCAGTTTTACGTGCGTGGCGGCGGAGGAGATCAGAACCTGATCATTCTCGACGGCATGACGATTTACAACCCGTTCCATGCACTGGGAATTTTTTCGATTTTCGACGCGGACGCTATCAAGGAGGCGGAAATTCTCAAGGGCGGTTTCCCGGCGCACTGGGGCAACCGGCTTTCGTCGGTGATCAACATCCGTACCCGTGAAGGGAACAAGAACCGCTTCGCGGGGAAAATCAATATCAGTCAGGTGGCCGGGAAGGCTTTGCTGGAGGGGCCGACACCCTGGGAAGGATCCTGGATGCTGTCGGTACGCAAGAGTTTTCTCGATGATGTATTGCAAAAATTCGTACGTCAGGAGACGCCGTTCAACTTCTTCGACGTCATCGCCCGCGCCAATGTCGCGACGGGCGAGAGCGGCCGGTTGTCTTTGCACACCCTTTTCAGCGGCGACATCATTCAGCCCTCATCCGGTTTTGACCCGGAGTATCGCTGGAACAACGGGGCATACGGTCTGAGCTGGTTTCAGGTGCTCGAGAACAAGTATCTGATCGAGACGACATTCAGCTTCAGCAATTTCAAAGGTGAGTTACGTCCACGCAACAATGCGCAGATCACGCCACGCACCTCGGAGGTGAATGACGTCTACTTCAACGGCGGTGTGACGTATTTTCAGGAGACCGGGGATATGTACGGCGCCGGATTTATGTTCCGACTGCCTGAATACCGGTACAGCTTTGTCAATGCGGCGAATTACAGCCGGGATGAATTCCGCAAGAGCAGCGAGACCGGTGTATGGTTCAAGTACAAGCTCAAGCAATTCCGGCCATTCTCGGTCGAGTTGGGCGTGCGGTCCGATATTTTCAGTCTTCTCTCCGCGCACAGCAGCGACGCGTTCGAGCCGCGGCTCGGTTTGAGCTACGATCTCAGCTCGGCGATGGCGCTCAAGGCCTCGTACGCCCGCGTTCACCAGCGCGTGGTGACCATCACCAACGAAGATGATGTTGTGTCGCTGTTCGAAACCTGGATACCCATCAGCAGTGACGAACCCTCGCAGCAAGCGGATCATTACATCCTCGGAATAGAAGGGAGCGCGGGATTCATCCCCGGATTCACCTTCAATCTTCAGGGATACTACAAAGATCTTTCGAATCTTCTGGAATACAACCGCGATAAGGTGGATTCCTCCGATCCGGATTTTATACGCGCGGACGGTGCATCGTACGGGTTGGAAGTATTTCTGGAAGAACGCCTCCCGCGCTACTACGGCATGGTGTCGTACACGCTGAGTTTCACCGAACGCACGGTCGGCAATTTCACCTACAGCCCGCGGTATGACCGTCGGCACAATCTGAATCTCATCGCCGGTTGGAAGCCCTTCGATGGCTGGGATTTCAACGTGCGCTGGGAGTTCGGTACCGGCTTGCCGTTCTCCCAGATCATCGGCTTCTATGACCGACTGCAGTTTGGCGGATTGTTCGATGGAAGAGGATACGCCACCGATCCCGGCGAGCCCTACACCATGCTCGGTCCGAAGAACAGCGGCCGTTTACCGTCGTATCACCGGCTTGACGTCAGCGCTTCAAAAGCATTTCAGTTCGAGACCGTGAAGCTGATTCTCGAAGCGAGCGTCCTGAACGTCTATGATCGAAAGAACATGTTCTACTTCGACCGGACCACCGGAGAGCGCATTGACATGCTCCCGATATTGCCGACGGTGAATGTGCGCGTGGAATTCTAG
- a CDS encoding undecaprenyl-phosphate glucose phosphotransferase, with product MARQRRNDVLIPFLAVLADAVAIVLSFVLSYILRFDSPLTQLIPVTKGYPPLEFYLLGALFVTPVWLAMFSRRGVYRARRDVDLSMEFFQIGKQVSFGMLIVFSLTFFFRAFSYSRIVFGFVWVLAIVLIFAGRVLVLRYETYLYRRGRELRNVLIAGSNAVAQKLAVQMTMQPGLGYRLCGYVAQDGERIDSVDAENVGWLDALPAAVEEKRIECVIACFSSGEHDLLNELFHRLEGRSVEILIQPDVIGITPSRLRVREMFRTHLLAVKEMPMSTWSRIAKRSFDIVFSILVLALFAPFAALIAIVIRLESGRPVFYRQIRVGLEGEEFELLKFRTMRVNAESATGPTWTKRGDPRVTRIGRVLRRLSIDEMPQFLNVLRGEMSVVGPRPERPEFVSQFRNYVPKYLERHRLKTGLTGWAQVNGLRGEVPIAERTKYDLYYIENWSFGLDLRIIAKTLYAIFFGKDAY from the coding sequence ATGGCGAGACAGCGCCGCAATGATGTCCTGATTCCTTTCCTTGCCGTACTCGCGGATGCGGTGGCAATTGTCCTGTCCTTCGTGTTGTCGTACATCCTGCGCTTCGACAGTCCGCTCACGCAGCTCATTCCCGTAACAAAAGGGTATCCACCTCTCGAATTTTACCTTCTGGGGGCTCTCTTCGTCACACCCGTCTGGCTGGCCATGTTCAGCCGCCGCGGTGTGTATCGTGCGCGCCGGGATGTGGACTTGAGCATGGAGTTCTTCCAGATCGGGAAGCAGGTGAGCTTCGGTATGCTGATCGTGTTCAGTCTGACATTTTTTTTCCGCGCATTTTCCTATTCCCGTATTGTCTTCGGATTCGTCTGGGTACTTGCCATAGTGCTGATTTTTGCCGGCAGGGTGCTGGTGCTGCGTTATGAGACGTATTTGTATCGCCGGGGGCGGGAGTTGCGCAACGTCCTGATTGCCGGCAGCAATGCCGTGGCACAGAAACTGGCCGTTCAGATGACCATGCAGCCGGGTTTGGGGTATCGTCTGTGCGGATACGTAGCGCAGGACGGCGAACGCATAGACAGCGTTGATGCGGAGAATGTGGGATGGCTGGATGCGCTGCCCGCCGCTGTGGAAGAAAAGCGCATTGAATGCGTAATCGCGTGTTTTTCTTCCGGTGAACATGATCTGCTCAACGAGCTTTTTCACAGGCTCGAAGGGCGCAGCGTGGAAATTCTCATCCAACCCGACGTCATCGGGATTACGCCCTCGCGTTTGCGGGTGCGCGAAATGTTTCGCACGCACTTACTGGCGGTAAAAGAAATGCCGATGAGCACCTGGAGCCGTATTGCGAAGCGGAGTTTCGATATTGTTTTCAGCATTCTGGTGCTGGCGTTGTTCGCGCCCTTCGCAGCCCTCATCGCCATCGTGATACGTTTGGAATCAGGGCGTCCGGTGTTTTACCGGCAGATCAGGGTAGGGCTCGAGGGTGAAGAATTCGAACTTCTGAAATTCCGCACCATGCGTGTCAATGCGGAGAGCGCGACCGGTCCCACATGGACCAAGCGCGGGGATCCGCGTGTGACACGGATAGGACGTGTCCTGCGTCGCCTCAGCATCGACGAGATGCCGCAATTTCTCAACGTTCTTCGCGGAGAGATGAGTGTAGTCGGTCCGCGGCCCGAGCGGCCGGAATTTGTCTCGCAGTTTCGTAACTACGTCCCGAAGTACCTGGAGCGGCACAGGCTGAAAACGGGGCTCACCGGCTGGGCGCAGGTCAATGGATTGCGCGGCGAAGTGCCCATAGCGGAGCGAACGAAATACGATTTATATTACATCGAGAATTGGTCCTTCGGGCTCGATCTCCGCATCATCGCAAAAACGCTGTACGCCATTTTTTTCGGTAAGGACGCATACTGA
- a CDS encoding L-threonylcarbamoyladenylate synthase: protein MATRVTIHPENPQSRLIDMVVEKLQRGGVMLYPTDTVYAIGCDINSKAGQTRIRKLRNLPDDKPLTFVAASISQISDYAKISDNAYQVIRQLVPGPYTFLLPATKLVPSLVLNPKRKTTGIRVPDHFLCQTIIAELGNPVISMSAKLPGWEEPSSNDELFDLFDPLVDIIIEFDAEYRSPDGDHLSTMIDFTGDLPEIIREGLGIELASQVVV from the coding sequence ATGGCAACACGCGTTACTATTCACCCCGAAAATCCCCAGTCCCGCCTCATCGACATGGTTGTCGAGAAGCTGCAGCGCGGCGGCGTCATGCTGTACCCCACGGACACGGTATACGCCATTGGCTGTGATATCAACAGCAAGGCCGGACAGACACGCATACGCAAACTCAGAAATCTGCCGGACGACAAACCGCTGACCTTCGTCGCCGCCTCCATTTCGCAGATATCCGATTATGCAAAAATCTCGGACAACGCCTATCAGGTAATCCGCCAGCTCGTCCCGGGGCCGTATACCTTCCTGCTTCCGGCGACAAAGCTCGTGCCGAGCCTGGTGCTGAATCCGAAACGGAAAACCACCGGCATTCGTGTGCCGGATCATTTCCTCTGCCAGACCATTATCGCGGAGCTGGGCAATCCGGTCATTTCCATGTCCGCAAAACTCCCTGGCTGGGAAGAACCGAGCAGCAACGATGAACTGTTCGACCTCTTCGATCCCCTCGTGGACATCATCATCGAATTCGACGCGGAATATCGTTCACCCGACGGCGACCATCTCTCGACGATGATCGATTTCACCGGCGATTTGCCCGAGATAATTCGTGAAGGCCTTGGAATCGAATTGGCAAGCCAGGTGGTGGTGTAG
- a CDS encoding sugar phosphate nucleotidyltransferase has protein sequence MSDRPLAAVIMAAGQGKRMNNPDLAKVMNTLGGIPLVQHVIRLARTAGADPIIVVVGHRREHVIAFLSEQEPDVTIAVQAEQLGTGHAVQQAIPALNDFDGDVLILSGDAPLTRPETLRDALAVHRESRASVTVLTAVLPDPTGYGRVIRGDDQRIMRIVEHKDATDEERAVHEINSGIYVFEMNPLVDALGRITNQNAQGEYYLPDVFELFYRDTRVMVPFEVASFDELRGVNTVAQLQELEEIYAARQKRAE, from the coding sequence ATGAGCGACCGCCCTCTCGCCGCTGTCATTATGGCCGCAGGCCAGGGAAAACGGATGAACAATCCGGATCTGGCCAAGGTGATGAATACGCTCGGAGGCATCCCTCTCGTGCAACACGTGATACGTCTCGCGCGAACCGCTGGCGCCGACCCGATTATCGTCGTTGTGGGACATCGACGCGAGCATGTAATCGCCTTTCTGAGCGAGCAGGAGCCGGACGTCACCATCGCCGTCCAGGCGGAACAGCTGGGTACCGGACACGCAGTGCAGCAGGCTATCCCTGCTCTCAACGACTTCGATGGCGATGTTCTCATCCTCTCCGGAGATGCGCCTCTGACAAGACCGGAGACCCTGCGCGACGCACTGGCAGTTCACCGCGAAAGTCGGGCGAGCGTCACCGTGCTCACCGCGGTCCTCCCTGATCCAACGGGCTACGGCAGGGTGATCCGGGGAGACGACCAGCGCATCATGCGCATCGTCGAGCATAAGGACGCGACCGACGAAGAGCGTGCGGTGCATGAAATCAATAGCGGCATTTACGTGTTCGAAATGAATCCGCTGGTGGATGCGCTCGGCCGTATCACCAATCAGAACGCACAGGGCGAGTACTATCTCCCGGATGTGTTCGAACTGTTTTATCGTGATACCCGCGTGATGGTGCCGTTCGAAGTTGCGTCATTCGACGAACTGCGCGGTGTCAACACGGTGGCCCAACTCCAGGAACTCGAAGAAATCTATGCAGCGCGCCAAAAGCGCGCGGAGTGA
- a CDS encoding aspartate 1-decarboxylase has protein sequence MKRIMFKSKIHRARVTQAELYYEGSITIDQDLMKLADIFEYEKVQVVNVNNGNRFETYALKGEPGSGVICLNGAAARLGHVGDEVIIITYAEYADTELEGHKPTIILVNEHNAVKTVL, from the coding sequence ATGAAGCGCATAATGTTCAAGTCCAAAATCCACCGTGCACGAGTGACGCAGGCGGAATTGTACTATGAAGGCAGCATCACCATTGATCAGGACTTGATGAAGCTGGCTGACATCTTCGAGTACGAAAAGGTGCAGGTGGTGAATGTCAACAACGGCAATCGCTTCGAGACCTATGCGCTCAAGGGTGAACCGGGGAGCGGCGTCATTTGCCTCAACGGCGCGGCAGCGCGTCTCGGGCATGTGGGCGACGAAGTGATTATCATCACTTACGCCGAGTACGCCGATACCGAACTCGAAGGCCATAAACCCACGATTATTCTCGTCAACGAACATAACGCCGTCAAGACTGTATTGTGA
- the panC gene encoding pantoate--beta-alanine ligase, translated as MLLIDSIPQMQRTADELRINGKRIGFVPTMGALHQGHLDLIRTAAQTCDTVVVSVFVNPSQFGKGEDLSRYPRNLERDQGLAADAGCDILFVPDADAIYPEGFCTWVQVEGLGGLLEGAFRPTHFRGVTTVVTALFNIVKPHLAVFGQKDAQQALIIRRMVRDLHMDIELHIAPTRRESDGLAMSSRNTYLSDSERERALALSRALTLAEAAFRGGERDARILRESVQNELRSGGVDTVDYVALVDAENLEELEWIEQRAALLAIAARVGTTRLIDNTILKVTE; from the coding sequence GTGCTCCTCATCGACAGCATCCCGCAGATGCAACGTACAGCAGATGAGCTGCGCATCAACGGGAAACGCATCGGCTTCGTCCCGACCATGGGCGCCCTGCACCAGGGACATCTGGATTTGATCCGTACCGCCGCGCAAACCTGCGATACGGTCGTCGTCTCCGTTTTTGTCAATCCCTCGCAGTTCGGGAAAGGCGAGGATTTGAGCAGATATCCCCGCAATCTCGAGCGTGATCAGGGCCTGGCGGCCGATGCAGGTTGCGATATTCTCTTCGTTCCCGACGCGGATGCGATCTATCCCGAAGGTTTCTGCACCTGGGTGCAGGTGGAAGGCCTCGGCGGCCTCCTGGAAGGGGCTTTTCGGCCTACACATTTCCGCGGGGTGACCACAGTTGTCACCGCCTTGTTCAACATCGTGAAACCTCATCTCGCAGTCTTCGGCCAGAAAGACGCCCAACAGGCCCTCATCATTCGACGCATGGTGCGCGATCTGCACATGGACATCGAATTGCATATCGCCCCGACCAGGAGAGAAAGCGATGGACTGGCAATGAGTTCCAGAAACACGTATCTTTCCGATTCGGAGCGTGAGAGAGCTTTGGCACTTTCGCGCGCCCTCACTCTCGCTGAAGCCGCTTTCCGCGGCGGAGAACGCGATGCGCGAATTCTCCGCGAGTCTGTACAGAACGAACTGCGTTCCGGCGGCGTTGACACAGTGGACTACGTGGCACTGGTTGATGCGGAGAACCTCGAGGAACTCGAATGGATAGAGCAGCGTGCGGCGCTGCTCGCAATTGCCGCCCGCGTCGGTACGACCCGTTTGATTGATAACACGATATTGAAAGTGACCGAATAG
- the accD gene encoding acetyl-CoA carboxylase, carboxyltransferase subunit beta has translation MAWFKRSTSNIDSQSKRDIPDGSWVKCESCSQMMHITQLAAALHTCVHCGASFRVSSDQYIAILLDEGSFKEHDRKLRATDPLEFVDTKAYKSRIDDTIKKSGISDAMRCGMGSIGGHEVSVAVMDFTFIGGSMGSVVGEKIARSIDRALKNRCPLIIVSASGGARMMEGAYSLMQMAKTSARLTQLHDEGLPFISIMLDPTTGGVTASFAMLGDVNIAEPGALIGFAGPRVIKQTIGRDLPEGFQRAEFLLDKGFLDLVVPRKEMRATVAKLLTHLKRS, from the coding sequence ATGGCCTGGTTCAAACGTAGCACGAGCAATATCGATTCCCAATCAAAGCGCGATATCCCCGACGGATCGTGGGTGAAATGCGAAAGCTGCTCACAAATGATGCATATCACGCAACTCGCTGCAGCACTGCATACCTGTGTCCACTGCGGTGCATCCTTCCGCGTGTCCAGTGACCAGTACATCGCTATCCTCCTTGACGAGGGAAGTTTCAAGGAGCATGACCGCAAACTTCGCGCCACGGATCCGCTCGAGTTCGTGGATACGAAGGCCTACAAGAGCAGAATCGATGACACAATTAAAAAATCGGGCATCAGCGACGCAATGCGATGCGGTATGGGAAGCATCGGCGGGCATGAGGTGTCCGTGGCGGTAATGGATTTCACCTTCATCGGCGGCAGCATGGGTTCCGTCGTGGGTGAAAAAATCGCGCGATCCATCGATCGCGCGCTGAAGAACCGCTGCCCGCTGATCATCGTGTCGGCAAGCGGAGGAGCCCGTATGATGGAAGGCGCCTACTCGCTGATGCAAATGGCGAAAACCAGCGCGCGATTGACGCAACTGCATGACGAAGGCCTTCCCTTCATCTCCATCATGCTCGATCCCACCACCGGAGGCGTCACCGCGAGCTTCGCGATGCTGGGGGATGTGAACATCGCGGAACCGGGGGCCTTGATCGGCTTCGCCGGTCCCCGCGTTATCAAACAGACCATAGGACGCGACCTGCCCGAGGGATTTCAGCGGGCGGAATTCCTGCTCGACAAAGGCTTCCTTGATCTGGTCGTACCCCGCAAGGAAATGCGCGCGACGGTGGCAAAGCTCCTCACCCATCTGAAACGGAGCTGA
- the tsaB gene encoding tRNA (adenosine(37)-N6)-threonylcarbamoyltransferase complex dimerization subunit type 1 TsaB translates to MILGLETATSVLGIALTSEGRILASVMMARKHVHDDLLVPLCAEIVEHAGLTMQNLRAVAVSAGPGSYTGLRIGMGAAKGLCLALNIPLISVPTCDAAAESLARYLASDSIRIAVCLDAKNDEVYFSTYVTRDGEACNQHPVTILPAARAAELLEADTRVIGDGADLVARHCRESLGVITDPALVFRGESIALLGEKMAALEKFSDIATCEPLYLREFIAKLPRNPLAT, encoded by the coding sequence ATGATACTCGGCCTGGAAACAGCAACCTCCGTTTTGGGCATAGCGCTTACTTCGGAAGGACGTATCCTCGCTTCGGTCATGATGGCGCGAAAGCATGTACACGACGATTTGCTTGTCCCGCTGTGCGCCGAGATCGTGGAACATGCGGGCCTGACGATGCAAAACCTGCGCGCCGTGGCGGTCAGTGCCGGCCCGGGGTCGTATACCGGGCTGCGCATCGGGATGGGCGCGGCGAAAGGTCTGTGTCTGGCACTCAATATTCCCTTGATCAGCGTCCCGACCTGCGATGCCGCGGCGGAATCGCTTGCCCGCTATCTCGCATCTGACAGTATTCGAATAGCGGTTTGTCTCGACGCAAAAAATGACGAAGTGTACTTCTCGACGTATGTGACCCGCGATGGCGAGGCATGCAATCAGCATCCTGTGACCATTCTGCCTGCCGCCCGGGCCGCCGAGCTGCTCGAAGCAGATACCCGCGTCATAGGGGACGGAGCTGACCTCGTCGCCAGACATTGCCGCGAATCCCTCGGTGTCATCACAGACCCCGCGCTTGTCTTTCGCGGCGAGAGTATCGCGCTTTTGGGTGAGAAAATGGCCGCTTTGGAAAAATTCTCTGACATCGCGACCTGCGAACCCTTATATTTACGGGAATTCATCGCGAAACTCCCGCGTAATCCGCTGGCGACATAG